The genomic region ctttttctttttggcctGATTTCAGCCTCTCAGACAGGCTGCACCAACCAAAAGCTCTGCAGGGGCAGCTCCTCTGCCTGTGAGCCGGGACTCGGGGGGCAAAGTGTTCCTGAACGATGAAGCTGCTTGTTTAGAAATGcgtcaaaaacaacaacaactcttAATTCATCTCCTTGTGTTTACCCATCAGCCCTCCATCCTCTGCTGCATTCCCGCACACGccatccctccatccacccCTCTCCATCCTTCCCTCCTGGTTGTATAATCTCGCTCggtccctctctccctctgttgcCGCAGTGAAGGAAacccctctctcctctcgtgTCTACGTCGCTCTCCCGCCTGTCCTATTATGGTATGGGGATACCCGCCGTCACCACCGGATGCTACCCATATTTGGGCAGGTACGAAGCGCTCGGCGGGGGGAATCCCTTGCGCCGGTGCCAGCCAATAGGATCGGTTGAGGAGTTACCTAGGAGACGGAGAGTATAAAACGGACAGCGAGCGGAGGGAGCCCAGCATCTTCAGCATCACCGAGCGGACTAACAGAACCACTGCGAGCCCCGGTACCGGATTATTCActggactgtttttttttaagggaaTCCCCGACGCCGACCACTTAAAACCAAGTTTATCCACCAGACACAGTTCGGTACATCTCCGCAGCTGCTCGTGCACTTTATTGCAGCCGCCTGAAACCCCGCAACAACTCACGCAACAATGCTTCTGGAGCGCGAGGACAGCTTCATGTCAGAGTTTGAGGACGCGTGCAGCGCCTGGGTGGACAGTGTGGGCTCGAGCCCCAGCGACGGAGCGGACTCCGACGTGGGATCACCTTTCTGCCAAGGTGTGTGTCTTAATGAAAACCAGGTCAATAACTAGAGTAGATTAAACCATATTTAATATGATGTTCATGTCGCTGACGACAGATTCCAGCTGTAACAGTAGTTACAATAATCAGGATGCAGATGTTGCAGCTGGTCGCATGCCTGCAGATGCTCTGGCATCTTCACATCGTATTGATTTTTTCTGTGTAGGCTGCTGAGCTGCCCACTGAGCTGAGATTATGCAATaacacccctcctcctcctccctccctccctctctctctctctctccacagttTTCTCTCCGGGAACTGACGCCTCTGACTCAGATTTCTTCTCCGACTTCAGCGACTGCTCCTCGGAtaccctctctccctccctgggCTACAGCGGCAGCTTCTTCGCTGAGCCGGAGCCGACTCTTGCAGCAGCGGGTCTGAGCAGCACCGCAGACGCGATTCTCAACATGATCACGGAGATCGTCGGGATCTGCACAGAGATGGAGCAGCAGAGCGACTCAGCGCCCTCCTCTGCGGCGCCCTCCCCGGCCGCAGCCTCCCCATCGCCCCCGCTCCCCGCTCCGTCTCCCTGCGCGGCTTCCAGCTCTGACATGAGCATCGCTCCcgcagctgcagctccacagctGCCCTCCGCCTCCGTCTCTCCACCGGTGGTGGTTAAGAGCGAGTTTGTGacctccagctgcagcagcggGTGTGGACAGTCTTCCACGGCCGGGGTTGATGCTCTGTTCCCGGCCGGCGCCGagtccctcctccctctgtcgGCTCTGGAGCAACAGGTGGATATGGCCGATTTCATCGACACGCTGCTGAGCTCCGAGGTCGGACAGGGCGAGCAGAAGCTCGGCTGTGAGGTGaagcaggagccgctggggctGGAGGACTGGCTGAAGAGCTTAGCGGCCGCTCCGGTGACCGGAGGAGATTCCAGCAGCTACGTCATCAGCAGACCGTTCGTCAAGACGGAGCTCGTGCAGAGCGGGAGCGACCTCCACTTCT from Anabas testudineus chromosome 18, fAnaTes1.2, whole genome shotgun sequence harbors:
- the LOC113168245 gene encoding early growth response protein 1-like, with amino-acid sequence MLLEREDSFMSEFEDACSAWVDSVGSSPSDGADSDVGSPFCQVFSPGTDASDSDFFSDFSDCSSDTLSPSLGYSGSFFAEPEPTLAAAGLSSTADAILNMITEIVGICTEMEQQSDSAPSSAAPSPAAASPSPPLPAPSPCAASSSDMSIAPAAAAPQLPSASVSPPVVVKSEFVTSSCSSGCGQSSTAGVDALFPAGAESLLPLSALEQQVDMADFIDTLLSSEVGQGEQKLGCEVKQEPLGLEDWLKSLAAAPVTGGDSSSYVISRPFVKTELVQSGSDLHFSPAPLPSTLDAQLLSSLLQGAFPIVNISNVHATGAPKLSRGGRRAPAKGGVKVKPFPCSVQGCERRFSRSDELNRHVRIHTGQKPFQCTICARSFSRSDHLTTHTRTHTGEKPFSCDVCGKRFARSDERKRHGRVHVKQQLRAQMMAAYSLALNAPGV